The Longimicrobium sp. sequence CAGCACGGGGACGCGGGTGTCGCCCAGCATGTACTCCACGCGTTCCGGGGGATACGCGGGGTCGAGCGGGACGTACGCCGCCCCCGCCTTCAGCACGGCGAGGAGGGCGGCCACGAGGTCCGGGGTGCGGGGAAGGAAGACGCCGACGGCGACTTCCGGCCCGGCGCCGAGCGCGCGGAGGTGGTGGGCGAGGCGGTTGGCGCGCGCGTCCAGCTCCGCGTAGGCGAGGGTCTCGCCGCGCCAGCGCAGCGCGTCGCGGGCGGGGTGCGCCGCGGCCCGGGTTTCGAAGAGCGGGTGGATGCAGCTGGTGGAAAGGTCGGTCGCGGTCATCGGGCCATCCGTCGGCAGGGGGCGTTTCGGGGGTGCCCGCGCCGCGCCCGCCGTTGTGGATGGCGGCCGTCGGGGGGCTGAAAGGCCTGCTCGGGCATCGGCCGCGCGCCGGTGGGCGGCGCCGCGGGTGGGGACCTGCTGAGGGGGAGACTGCGTGCGCCGGGAGATGCGGATCTCCCGGCGCGGGGAGAGCTCAGGCCGCCGCGCGCGGGCGGTGGTCGCGGATCACGCGGCCCAGCCGCGCGATCCCGTCCTCGATCTGCGCGACCGGGGGAAAGCTGAAGTTCAGCCGCATCCCCCGCGTGCCGCCGCGCCCGTCGAACGAAAAGGCGGTGCCGGGAACGAAGGCCACGTCCTCGCCCTCCAGCGCGGGCATCAGCAGCGCGCCGGTGTCGAAGCCTTCGGGGAGCTCGGCCCAGACCAGCGCGCCGTGGCGGGGCACGCTCCACCGCGTGCCCGCGGGGAAGTGGCGGGCCAGCGCGGCCAGCATGGCGTCGCGCCGCTCGCGGTAGGCGCCGCGGACGCGCTCCAGGTGCGCGTCGAAGCCGCCGGCGCGCAGGTACTCGGAAACCAGGCGGTGCGCGAAGGTGGAGGTGTCGATGTCGGCGCCGTCCTTGGCGCACCCCAGCATCGGCACCAGCTCCTCGGGGACCACGGCCCAGCCGCAGCGGAAGCCGGGCGCCATCACCTTGCTGAACGAGCCCACGTGGAAGACCCAGCGGTCCTCCATCGCCCGCAGCGGCGGAAGCGGATCGCCGTAGTGCAGCAGCCCGTACGCGTCGTCCTCGATCACCGGCACGCGGTACGTGCGCGCCAGCTCGGCCAGGCGGATGCGC is a genomic window containing:
- a CDS encoding PLP-dependent aminotransferase family protein, with the translated sequence MAPDPSPFASRSTPAPPAAADPALAALPLAAWTRDLRPSTIAAMMGHMARPGVISFALGLPAPELFPVDDYVAAAERVLRSDTGALQYRAQHLPLKEQVVELMARRGVRCRAEQVFLTTGAQQALALLARLFLEPRGQVICERLVYMGFQQVIEPYQPRVLPVASDLETGLDVDRVEKHLRDGARPAFIYCITDGHNPLGVSVSLEKRIRLAELARTYRVPVIEDDAYGLLHYGDPLPPLRAMEDRWVFHVGSFSKVMAPGFRCGWAVVPEELVPMLGCAKDGADIDTSTFAHRLVSEYLRAGGFDAHLERVRGAYRERRDAMLAALARHFPAGTRWSVPRHGALVWAELPEGFDTGALLMPALEGEDVAFVPGTAFSFDGRGGTRGMRLNFSFPPVAQIEDGIARLGRVIRDHRPRAAA